The following are from one region of the Rosettibacter firmus genome:
- a CDS encoding HD family phosphohydrolase, with protein MKRNLENILKENIRVKLLIVFITITLMVLMFPKGESIESEVTVGSIWIKDDLIASRTFEVLKDPAVYEKEKQDAISKILPIFVRDNKASEKFLDSINKFNKKLNELLQRDILQNKNSSKEIFLSESSYNTLLTLKKNPSRFTGLKVKSLNLILQNVVILLGRIYQRGLLNYDYKEIEKDSITFREGKYEKNLPKTFYFDRQSVNEFINTYLETNIGSNKEVNESLFEYITHFLTPNIIYSYDLTKAAKENAKEKIPRNIGIVNENERIVAKHDRITPEIKLKIDSYRIAKGEETSTLNKAAQELGKFIHISIVALPFILYIYLFRKKIYNDNLKILLIAIIFLIVSFITFLIYQINASIQLELLVLVPVASMLLTIIFDSRVGFYGTVTISLIVAGLRGNDYVFAVMNIVAGGLAAYTVRDIKNRTQIFRSFLYILIGYLISIIAFGLERYDSFNKMIVTIAFAASNALISPVFTYGLIIFIERIFKITTDLTLLELTDFNHPLLKELAKSAPGTFNHSMLMGTMVETAAEAIGANPILARVGAYYHDIGKILNPSSFIENQLHDENIHEKIQPEESVKLILDHVEKGIELAKKYDLPDEIINFIPMHHGTMIITYFYEKAKEINGEENVDVNDFRYKGPKPNTKETALVMLADACESTVRSLTNPEPQKIENVINNLIKARIDDGQLNDAPITFNDIKLIKEAFQNILIGQRHKRIRYPNQDELEVRKDEEN; from the coding sequence ATGAAAAGGAATTTGGAAAATATTTTGAAAGAAAATATAAGAGTTAAGTTACTGATTGTATTTATTACCATAACACTTATGGTATTAATGTTTCCTAAAGGTGAATCAATTGAATCAGAAGTAACCGTTGGTTCTATCTGGATTAAAGATGATTTAATTGCTTCAAGAACTTTTGAAGTGCTAAAAGATCCTGCAGTTTATGAAAAAGAAAAACAAGATGCGATTTCAAAAATACTACCAATTTTTGTTCGTGATAATAAGGCATCTGAGAAATTTTTAGACTCTATCAATAAATTCAATAAAAAATTAAATGAACTACTTCAAAGAGATATATTACAAAATAAAAATTCATCAAAAGAAATATTCTTAAGTGAAAGCTCATACAATACTCTTTTAACATTAAAAAAAAATCCTTCAAGGTTTACAGGCTTAAAAGTAAAATCATTAAATCTAATTTTACAGAATGTTGTAATTCTGCTCGGAAGAATATATCAACGAGGATTACTGAATTATGACTATAAAGAAATTGAAAAAGATAGCATTACATTTAGAGAAGGGAAATATGAAAAAAATCTACCTAAAACATTTTATTTCGATAGACAATCAGTTAATGAATTTATTAATACTTATTTAGAAACAAACATCGGGAGTAATAAAGAAGTAAACGAATCTCTTTTTGAATATATTACTCATTTTCTCACTCCTAATATTATTTATAGTTATGATTTAACTAAAGCTGCAAAAGAAAATGCAAAAGAAAAAATTCCACGAAATATTGGAATTGTAAATGAGAACGAAAGAATAGTTGCAAAACATGATAGAATTACTCCAGAAATTAAATTAAAAATAGATTCATACAGAATAGCAAAAGGTGAAGAAACAAGTACTTTGAATAAAGCTGCACAAGAACTGGGGAAATTTATTCATATATCCATTGTAGCACTTCCTTTTATACTTTATATATATTTGTTCAGGAAGAAAATCTATAATGATAATTTAAAAATTCTTCTTATTGCAATTATATTTTTAATTGTAAGTTTTATTACATTTCTCATTTATCAAATTAATGCTTCAATTCAACTTGAATTGCTTGTGCTGGTACCAGTAGCATCCATGCTATTGACAATAATATTTGATTCAAGAGTTGGTTTTTATGGTACTGTTACTATTTCATTAATAGTAGCTGGATTGAGAGGTAATGATTATGTTTTTGCGGTTATGAATATTGTAGCAGGAGGTTTAGCTGCTTATACAGTTAGAGATATAAAAAATAGAACACAAATATTTCGTTCTTTTTTATATATACTTATTGGTTATCTGATAAGTATAATTGCGTTTGGATTAGAAAGGTATGATTCTTTTAATAAAATGATTGTGACAATTGCATTTGCAGCTTCGAATGCACTTATAAGTCCAGTGTTTACATATGGCTTAATAATTTTTATTGAGAGAATTTTTAAAATAACAACAGATTTAACTCTTCTTGAATTAACGGACTTTAATCATCCCTTACTAAAGGAATTAGCAAAATCAGCACCAGGTACTTTTAATCATTCTATGTTAATGGGAACTATGGTAGAAACTGCTGCCGAAGCAATAGGTGCTAATCCAATCCTGGCAAGAGTAGGAGCTTATTATCACGATATTGGTAAAATACTCAATCCATCGAGCTTTATAGAAAATCAATTGCACGACGAAAATATACATGAAAAGATTCAACCTGAAGAAAGTGTAAAATTAATTTTAGATCATGTTGAAAAAGGGATTGAACTTGCTAAAAAATATGATCTGCCAGATGAAATTATAAACTTTATTCCAATGCATCACGGAACAATGATTATAACTTATTTCTATGAAAAAGCTAAAGAAATTAATGGTGAAGAAAATGTAGATGTAAATGATTTCCGATACAAAGGTCCAAAGCCAAATACAAAAGAAACCGCTCTTGTTATGCTTGCAGATGCCTGTGAATCTACAGTAAGATCATTAACCAATCCTGAACCTCAAAAAATTGAAAATGTAATTAATAATTTAATTAAAGCTAGAATTGATGATGGTCAATTAAATGATGCACCAATAACATTTAATGATATTAAATTAATTAAAGAAGCTTTTCAAAATATTCTTATTGGACAGCGTCATAAAAGAATTCGATATCCAAATCAAGATGAGTTGGAAGTAAGAAAAGATGAAGAAAATTAA
- the rpmE gene encoding 50S ribosomal protein L31 yields MKKGIHPTYRRCEVTCVCGNSFVTRSTVSSIKLEICSECHPFFTGKQKIVDSTGRVEKFRKKYGLKEA; encoded by the coding sequence ATGAAAAAAGGTATTCATCCAACTTATAGAAGATGCGAAGTAACGTGTGTATGTGGAAATTCATTTGTTACACGTTCTACAGTAAGCAGTATAAAACTTGAAATTTGCTCTGAATGTCATCCCTTCTTTACAGGCAAACAAAAAATTGTGGATTCTACTGGTAGAGTAGAAAAATTCAGAAAGAAATACGGATTGAAAGAAGCTTAA
- a CDS encoding sigma-70 family RNA polymerase sigma factor, whose product MPNNQNLTELSDEELIKKFQETNELEAYEILVRRYKDPLMNFVYRFVGDRDVCTDIVQDTMIKFYLNKDSYREFAKFSTWIYTIAGNLAKNELKRRKRRNIISLGPTEDEKQIQVEDKSFVSPDRAADSNIKHDMIQRALMKIKPVYREMVILRDIQGLSYEEIAEITKVSLGTVKSRINRGRTQLQKLLKNIYKE is encoded by the coding sequence TTGCCGAACAATCAAAATTTAACTGAATTATCGGACGAAGAACTAATTAAAAAGTTTCAAGAAACTAATGAACTTGAAGCTTATGAAATATTAGTTCGCAGGTATAAGGATCCTTTGATGAACTTTGTGTATAGATTTGTTGGCGATAGAGATGTTTGTACAGATATAGTTCAAGATACGATGATTAAATTTTATCTTAATAAAGATTCTTATCGTGAGTTTGCTAAGTTTTCTACTTGGATTTATACAATAGCTGGTAACCTTGCAAAAAATGAACTTAAAAGAAGAAAAAGAAGAAATATTATTTCTTTAGGTCCAACTGAAGATGAAAAACAAATACAGGTTGAAGATAAATCATTTGTTTCGCCAGATCGAGCAGCAGATAGCAATATTAAACATGACATGATTCAACGTGCACTAATGAAAATTAAACCTGTTTATAGAGAAATGGTGATTTTAAGAGATATACAGGGACTTTCATACGAAGAAATTGCTGAAATTACAAAAGTATCTTTGGGAACAGTTAAATCGAGAATAAATAGAGGAAGAACTCAACTACAGAAATTATTAAAAAATATATACAAAGAGTAA
- the rsmB gene encoding 16S rRNA (cytosine(967)-C(5))-methyltransferase RsmB yields MDKLDYTELSGMNLYQGVRGHAVKILNRVDRTDAYLDKLLEIELKNSNLSGVDKALLFEIVHGVMRWMGRLDWILTGFYKGQFSKSVSDVKNALRVALYQILFLDKIPDYAAVNEAVEFIKKLQGQKYADIANAVLRNIIRNKDSIRYPDPEEDLIGYLSAYYSHPAWMVKRWFKRFGKEETEKLLIANNSKPVLSLRVNNLVTSLDELKSLLDSVELKYTISKYLPEFIRLNKLTNITDWEYFQKGFFSVQDESSGLPVKLLDVKPGMRVLDLCAAPGGKTAFIADIMNNQGEIIAIDRYESRLKILEKNLTRLKVTNVKTLAINALDFNDNEGFDRVLVDAPCSGLGTLTKKPDLKWKKDLGDIRKIINIQYELLKKGSSMLKVGGSLVYSTCTIEPEENFEIIKRFLAENPNFTLVDASEIFPKELLDENGCVQTYPHIHGIDGSFAAKIIRLV; encoded by the coding sequence ATGGATAAGTTAGATTATACAGAATTATCTGGTATGAATTTGTATCAGGGTGTAAGAGGTCATGCCGTAAAGATTTTGAATCGCGTTGATAGAACAGATGCTTATCTTGATAAATTGTTAGAAATAGAATTAAAAAATTCTAACCTGAGTGGAGTTGATAAAGCATTGTTATTTGAAATTGTTCATGGTGTAATGCGATGGATGGGAAGATTAGATTGGATATTAACTGGATTTTATAAAGGACAATTTTCAAAAAGTGTTTCAGATGTAAAAAATGCACTTCGCGTTGCTCTTTATCAAATCCTTTTTTTAGATAAAATACCAGATTATGCTGCTGTTAACGAAGCTGTGGAATTCATAAAAAAACTTCAGGGACAAAAATATGCCGATATTGCTAATGCTGTACTCAGAAATATAATCAGGAATAAAGATTCTATTCGTTACCCCGATCCAGAAGAAGACTTGATTGGATATTTGAGTGCATATTATTCACATCCAGCATGGATGGTTAAAAGATGGTTTAAAAGATTTGGTAAAGAAGAAACTGAAAAACTCTTAATAGCTAATAATAGTAAGCCAGTTCTTTCTTTAAGAGTAAACAATTTAGTTACAAGTTTAGATGAATTAAAATCACTCCTGGATTCGGTAGAACTTAAGTATACTATAAGTAAATATTTACCAGAATTTATTAGACTTAATAAATTAACCAATATTACTGATTGGGAATATTTTCAGAAAGGATTTTTTTCTGTTCAGGATGAAAGTAGTGGACTGCCCGTAAAATTATTAGATGTTAAACCTGGAATGAGAGTTCTTGATTTATGTGCAGCACCTGGTGGTAAAACAGCTTTTATTGCAGATATAATGAATAATCAGGGTGAAATAATTGCTATAGATAGATATGAAAGTAGATTAAAAATCCTGGAAAAAAACCTCACAAGATTAAAAGTTACTAATGTGAAAACTCTTGCAATAAATGCACTTGATTTTAATGATAATGAGGGTTTTGATAGGGTTTTAGTTGACGCTCCTTGTTCTGGATTAGGTACGCTTACAAAAAAGCCAGATTTAAAGTGGAAAAAAGACTTGGGAGATATTAGAAAAATTATTAATATTCAATATGAATTGTTAAAAAAAGGTTCATCAATGCTTAAAGTGGGAGGATCACTGGTCTATAGTACATGTACAATAGAACCTGAAGAGAATTTTGAAATCATAAAAAGATTTTTAGCAGAAAATCCAAATTTTACACTTGTAGATGCTTCTGAAATATTTCCCAAAGAACTTTTAGATGAAAATGGTTGTGTTCAAACATATCCTCATATTCATGGTATTGATGGTTCGTTTGCTGCTAAGATTATTCGTTTAGTTTAA
- a CDS encoding STAS domain-containing protein, with protein sequence MSDNINYELKKIGNTAIFKLNEKRFDASIAGFVKGEFTILLHSSDINKLIIDLSEVDYCDSSGLSAILLAYRILQTRDGMIRLANPTKNVKTLIEISQLDRVLKICNSVDEALIDLEEISE encoded by the coding sequence ATGAGCGACAATATTAATTACGAATTAAAAAAAATAGGTAATACTGCTATATTCAAATTAAATGAAAAAAGATTTGATGCTTCCATTGCTGGATTTGTAAAAGGAGAATTTACAATTCTACTTCATAGCAGTGATATAAATAAATTAATCATAGATTTATCGGAAGTTGATTATTGTGATAGCTCGGGATTAAGTGCAATACTACTGGCTTACCGTATTCTTCAAACACGAGATGGAATGATTCGTTTAGCTAATCCTACAAAAAATGTAAAAACACTTATTGAAATTTCACAACTTGATAGGGTATTAAAAATTTGTAATTCAGTTGATGAAGCTTTGATAGATTTAGAAGAAATTTCAGAATAA
- the holA gene encoding DNA polymerase III subunit delta: MAKKIIPSTNELLKNLKTEKFLPVYFICGEDDYTIEQTVNSIIKAAKPFIKSDFDIEVIESDRGQNFSQIIDIALAFPFGGGKKLIVVKNFERVSDKKTLQEYLKSPAEFTILVLINRSKINDYTKEPFSSLLQKGYLFETKSETGEELVDWLVNRAKEFNLEIAREDLIGLIEIVGEDKSLLESQLKKISDYNINKTVTFNEIKELISVTKKFSIFDLQEAIGRGDKSKAIEIGVNLLDNGEEIVAIINMLAKFILTIAQITEMVKTNVNDNEAANKLRVSWYYYINCKKANYLFSEKRLLNASRALLEADEAVKTTATDSKTILIMLITKMLS; encoded by the coding sequence ATGGCAAAAAAAATAATTCCATCAACTAATGAATTATTAAAAAATTTAAAAACAGAGAAGTTTTTACCAGTTTATTTTATTTGTGGTGAAGATGATTATACTATCGAACAAACAGTTAACTCAATTATAAAAGCTGCAAAACCTTTTATTAAATCTGACTTTGATATTGAAGTTATTGAATCTGATCGGGGACAAAATTTTTCTCAAATTATTGATATTGCTCTGGCATTTCCTTTCGGTGGAGGGAAAAAGTTAATAGTTGTCAAGAATTTTGAACGAGTGAGTGATAAAAAAACATTACAAGAATATTTAAAATCTCCTGCTGAATTTACAATACTTGTATTAATAAATAGATCTAAAATTAATGATTACACAAAAGAACCGTTTTCATCATTATTACAAAAAGGATATTTATTTGAGACTAAATCAGAAACAGGAGAAGAACTTGTTGACTGGTTAGTAAATAGAGCAAAAGAATTTAATTTAGAAATAGCACGTGAAGATTTAATTGGTTTAATTGAAATAGTTGGTGAAGATAAAAGCTTACTTGAAAGTCAACTTAAAAAAATTTCAGATTATAACATTAATAAAACAGTTACTTTTAATGAAATAAAAGAACTTATTTCAGTTACAAAGAAATTCTCCATTTTCGATTTACAGGAGGCAATAGGTAGAGGAGATAAATCAAAAGCCATTGAAATTGGAGTTAATCTACTGGACAATGGAGAAGAAATAGTAGCCATAATAAATATGCTTGCAAAATTTATTTTGACAATTGCTCAAATTACTGAAATGGTTAAAACAAATGTTAACGATAATGAAGCTGCAAATAAACTTCGAGTAAGCTGGTATTATTACATAAATTGTAAAAAAGCCAATTATTTATTTTCTGAAAAAAGACTATTAAACGCTTCGCGAGCTCTTCTCGAAGCCGATGAAGCTGTAAAAACTACTGCTACAGATTCTAAAACAATTTTGATTATGCTGATTACGAAAATGTTAAGTTAA
- the ligA gene encoding NAD-dependent DNA ligase LigA, producing the protein MMKKNPQQRIEELRKLINEHDYRYYVLAEPIISDYEYDQLVNELIQLEKENPHLITPDSPTQRVGSDLTNVFNPVVHKIPMLSLSNTYSEEEMYEFDRRVKEGLPRGEKVEYVCELKIDGVSVSLRYKNGILVTAATRGDGTTGEEITNNVKTIRSVPLSLRKPSSLKLNLDDIEVRGEIYMEIEAFKKINEERELNGEKTFANPRNLTAGTIKLLEPQLVAKRPLKIFVYYLYSETDELSTHFENLKILSEIGFRVNPNYRLCKNIEEVMDFCNEWEEKRDKLPYEIDGVVVKVNSLKQQRILGNIAKSPRWAVAYKFKAKQAKTRLKKIIWQVGRTGTLTPVAELEPVFLAGSTISRATLHNIDEIRRKDIRENDIVVIEKGGDVIPKVVEVDLSQRPKDSQVVKLPSKCPVCNSNLFRPENEVAIYCENNLCPAQVKGRIEHFASRGAMDITGLGEALINLFVDRGFLKDYSDIYQLKEHREELIKIERLGEKSVDNLLAAIEKSKEKPFDRVLFAIGIRYVGAGVAKKLADHFKSIDALINASEEEIESIHEIGPSISKSVKRFFSDKNNLKLIEKLKKAGLKFKIDEIRITSDKLKGKSFVLTGTLSSMSREEAKEKIISLGGHVLSAVSKNTDYVVVGDNPGSKFDKAKKLGITILTEEDFLKMIE; encoded by the coding sequence ATGATGAAAAAAAATCCTCAACAGAGAATTGAAGAATTAAGAAAATTAATTAATGAGCACGATTACAGGTATTATGTGCTCGCTGAACCTATAATTAGCGACTATGAATACGATCAACTTGTTAATGAACTGATTCAATTAGAAAAAGAAAATCCACACTTAATTACTCCAGATTCCCCTACACAAAGAGTAGGTTCAGACCTTACAAATGTATTTAATCCTGTTGTTCATAAAATACCTATGTTGAGTCTTTCTAATACTTATAGCGAAGAAGAAATGTATGAATTTGATAGAAGAGTAAAAGAAGGATTACCACGAGGAGAAAAAGTTGAATATGTTTGCGAATTAAAAATAGATGGTGTCTCTGTAAGTTTAAGATATAAAAATGGAATATTAGTTACAGCAGCTACCAGAGGGGATGGTACTACAGGCGAAGAAATTACCAACAATGTTAAAACTATTAGAAGTGTTCCTCTTTCACTAAGAAAACCTTCATCACTAAAATTGAATCTTGATGACATTGAGGTTCGTGGCGAAATTTATATGGAAATTGAAGCATTTAAAAAAATTAATGAAGAAAGAGAATTAAATGGTGAAAAAACTTTTGCAAATCCAAGAAATCTTACAGCTGGTACAATAAAATTACTGGAACCTCAACTTGTTGCTAAAAGACCACTCAAAATATTTGTTTATTATTTGTATTCTGAAACCGATGAATTAAGTACTCATTTTGAAAATCTTAAAATATTATCTGAGATAGGATTTCGAGTTAACCCGAATTATAGACTTTGTAAAAATATCGAAGAGGTGATGGATTTTTGTAATGAGTGGGAAGAAAAAAGAGATAAATTACCATATGAAATTGATGGTGTAGTTGTAAAAGTTAATTCATTAAAACAACAAAGAATACTCGGTAATATTGCAAAATCTCCACGCTGGGCTGTTGCTTATAAATTTAAAGCTAAACAAGCAAAAACAAGATTAAAAAAAATTATCTGGCAGGTCGGTCGCACAGGTACATTAACACCCGTAGCAGAACTTGAACCTGTTTTTCTTGCTGGTTCTACTATAAGTCGTGCAACTTTGCATAATATCGATGAGATAAGACGAAAAGACATAAGAGAAAATGATATTGTTGTAATTGAAAAAGGTGGCGATGTAATTCCTAAAGTTGTTGAAGTAGATTTATCACAAAGACCAAAAGATTCACAGGTTGTAAAACTTCCTTCGAAGTGTCCAGTATGTAACTCAAATTTATTCAGACCAGAAAATGAAGTTGCAATTTATTGTGAAAATAATTTGTGTCCTGCACAAGTTAAAGGAAGAATTGAGCATTTTGCTTCTCGTGGTGCTATGGATATTACTGGATTGGGAGAAGCTTTAATTAATCTTTTTGTTGACCGTGGATTTCTAAAAGATTATTCTGACATTTATCAATTAAAAGAACATAGAGAAGAATTAATTAAGATAGAGAGACTCGGTGAAAAAAGCGTGGATAATTTACTGGCAGCAATCGAAAAAAGTAAAGAGAAACCTTTTGATAGAGTTTTATTTGCAATAGGAATAAGATATGTTGGTGCTGGTGTAGCAAAAAAGTTAGCCGATCATTTTAAATCTATTGATGCTTTAATTAATGCCAGCGAAGAAGAAATTGAATCCATTCATGAAATTGGTCCAAGTATTAGCAAAAGTGTTAAAAGATTTTTCAGTGATAAAAATAATCTTAAATTGATTGAAAAACTTAAAAAAGCAGGATTAAAATTTAAGATAGATGAAATAAGAATTACTTCTGATAAATTAAAAGGTAAATCTTTTGTGTTAACTGGTACTTTATCTTCAATGTCGAGAGAAGAAGCAAAAGAAAAAATTATTTCACTCGGTGGACATGTACTTTCGGCAGTAAGTAAAAATACAGATTATGTGGTTGTTGGTGATAATCCTGGTTCAAAGTTTGACAAAGCTAAAAAGCTTGGTATAACAATTCTTACCGAAGAAGATTTTCTTAAAATGATTGAATAG
- a CDS encoding HAD family hydrolase — translation MIKTEEEILRNLKLVVLDLDGTILDNENNISKETINLITKLKDKGLKFTIASARYLSSFLDYIKLLNIDLPVICLDGSVIINPITGEYINELFIPAKYVLRSIKMSEKYSLNFLLFCKDGIYYNKNSYVIESLLHKYGTEYKLINFINNCVNETYEVIITGNEFENLKKVKRKMIFPYTYGIQASIYKSRKDNGNNFLEIKKIGVNKGMALKKLCNYLDIKIKNTAVVGDWYNDISLFNTNAFKVAMANAVPEIKKLADITTTKSNNEDGINEFLNLLLELKS, via the coding sequence ATGATAAAAACAGAAGAAGAAATACTAAGAAACTTGAAGCTTGTTGTTTTAGATCTCGATGGGACAATCCTCGATAACGAAAATAATATTAGTAAAGAAACAATCAATCTTATAACAAAATTAAAAGATAAAGGACTTAAATTTACAATTGCTTCTGCAAGATATTTATCCTCCTTTTTAGATTATATAAAATTACTCAATATAGATTTACCAGTAATATGTCTTGATGGTTCGGTTATAATAAATCCTATTACAGGGGAATATATTAATGAATTGTTTATTCCTGCTAAGTATGTTTTACGCTCTATAAAAATGTCCGAAAAATACTCTCTAAATTTTCTTCTATTTTGTAAAGATGGAATTTATTATAACAAAAATAGTTATGTTATAGAATCATTGTTACATAAATATGGAACAGAATATAAATTGATTAATTTCATTAATAACTGTGTTAATGAAACATATGAAGTTATAATAACAGGTAATGAGTTTGAAAACTTAAAAAAAGTAAAGAGAAAAATGATTTTCCCATACACATATGGCATTCAAGCATCAATTTACAAATCAAGAAAAGATAATGGGAATAATTTTTTAGAAATAAAAAAAATTGGAGTAAATAAAGGGATGGCACTTAAAAAACTTTGTAATTATCTGGATATAAAAATTAAAAATACTGCTGTAGTTGGCGATTGGTATAATGATATTTCACTTTTTAATACAAATGCTTTCAAGGTTGCAATGGCTAATGCAGTCCCAGAAATAAAAAAATTAGCTGATATTACTACAACAAAAAGTAATAACGAAGATGGTATTAATGAATTTTTGAATTTGTTATTGGAATTAAAATCTTAA
- a CDS encoding helix-turn-helix domain-containing protein → MASEALKKFAEELKSLREEKGFTLQQISNHTKIDIKFLQMIEDGNFNFLPEIYVKAFIKEYAQTMDLDVNVIVEKYNSAKKEVDSNVSSYEKEKSYSEKISTSKKKESLIIDDTYDKDYNANEYLSFISDVVVKKKIGPKLKYYIIGGVVLIFLLLIYLIFINSGSSIIEENPYKDITTDRYKPDTSSVTQLFKNSDSLTLLITPVKNVWLKVLCDKKEVYQQMAPANQLLNFKASKEFYVVVGNAGYVKMNLNGKPLSQAGNMGEIRRYYISNDTVKSFLVPIQKNDEKKSSTEN, encoded by the coding sequence ATGGCTTCCGAAGCCTTAAAAAAATTTGCTGAGGAACTAAAATCTCTAAGAGAAGAAAAAGGTTTTACATTACAGCAAATTTCAAATCATACTAAAATTGATATTAAATTTCTTCAAATGATTGAAGATGGTAATTTTAATTTTCTTCCCGAAATTTATGTAAAAGCTTTTATTAAAGAATATGCTCAAACTATGGATTTGGATGTAAATGTTATTGTAGAAAAATATAATTCAGCAAAAAAAGAAGTTGATTCGAATGTTAGTTCTTATGAAAAAGAAAAATCATATTCTGAAAAAATATCAACAAGTAAGAAAAAAGAATCTTTGATAATTGATGATACTTACGATAAAGATTATAATGCAAATGAGTATTTATCTTTTATTTCGGATGTTGTTGTAAAGAAGAAAATAGGTCCTAAATTAAAATATTATATTATAGGTGGAGTAGTATTAATTTTCTTATTGCTTATATATCTTATATTCATAAATTCTGGTTCTTCTATTATTGAGGAAAATCCATATAAAGATATTACTACAGATAGATATAAACCCGATACATCATCTGTAACTCAATTATTCAAAAATTCTGATAGTCTTACTCTATTAATTACTCCTGTAAAAAATGTCTGGTTAAAAGTTTTGTGTGATAAAAAAGAAGTTTATCAACAGATGGCTCCTGCAAACCAGTTATTAAATTTTAAGGCTTCAAAAGAATTTTATGTTGTTGTGGGAAATGCTGGTTATGTAAAAATGAATTTGAATGGTAAACCATTATCTCAAGCAGGAAACATGGGTGAAATAAGAAGATATTATATTTCAAACGATACTGTCAAGAGTTTTTTAGTCCCAATTCAAAAAAATGATGAAAAAAAATCCTCAACAGAGAATTGA
- a CDS encoding DUF6913 domain-containing protein — protein sequence MFENIKRKLAHYLLSKKFLKNGSNPILFNKIITNSKSFFVILPEEESDLSHSLDLIKFLLIHKKDVTVFLQEYRYNFFPMKDKIHFITYSQQDISRLNLPSKNLLNKLFNTKYDIVIDLNRVENTFFSAVANIVSSKVRISFKKENSESYYNLLYFDNNNESELVFRNFLNFVRMF from the coding sequence ATGTTTGAAAATATAAAAAGAAAATTAGCTCATTATTTGTTATCAAAAAAATTTCTAAAAAATGGTAGTAATCCAATATTATTTAATAAGATTATTACTAATTCTAAAAGTTTTTTTGTTATCCTTCCAGAAGAAGAAAGTGATTTAAGCCATTCGTTAGATTTAATTAAGTTTTTATTAATACATAAAAAAGATGTTACAGTTTTTTTGCAGGAATACAGATATAATTTTTTTCCAATGAAGGATAAAATTCATTTTATAACTTATTCGCAACAGGATATATCTCGATTAAATTTACCTTCTAAAAATTTGCTAAATAAGTTATTTAATACTAAATATGATATTGTAATTGATTTGAATAGAGTTGAGAATACTTTTTTTAGTGCAGTAGCTAATATTGTTAGTTCAAAAGTTAGGATTAGCTTTAAAAAGGAAAATTCAGAATCATATTATAATTTATTATATTTTGATAATAATAATGAGTCAGAATTAGTATTTAGAAATTTTCTAAATTTTGTACGAATGTTTTAG